DNA from Nitriliruptor alkaliphilus DSM 45188:
ATCATCACCGTCATGAAGGCTCCTTCCACCAGTAGCGACGGTCACCTCTGGCGGGCATACCTCATGCGAGTGATCTGCCGCATTCCTGTCTCGAGCCACGCCAGAGGCGGATCCCGGCGGGCGGCAGTTCGTCATCAGGCCAGACACCACCGAAGCAGCGACCGGCGGGGCGTTATGGAGTCAGCCCGCCGAGATCCTCGACGCTAGGCACCATGCTCGCGTCGTGGACCCATCACACCATGAGGGCGTTGTCCACACGCTCCGCTTGTCGTCGAAGCGCTCCTGATATCATGCGATACCGCCGACGAGGAGCCACGGGTGACCGACGTGCTGATCCGCGACGTTCCCGACGAGGTCATCTCCGCGATCGAGGCGAAGGCCAAGCGTCTCGGTCTGTCCCGGACCGAGTACCTCCGCCGGCAGATGCTGCGTGTCGCGTCGACTTCAGATGAGCCCGTCAGCGTCGAATCGTTCCGCCAGTTCGCCCGGACCTTCGCCGACCTCGCTGACCCTGAGGTCATGCGCGGGGCCTGGGAGTGACCGACTGGCTCATCGACAAGTCCGCCCTGGTCCGTCTCGGCAACGCTACCGACGGGCCGACGTGGGCCGAACGGATCGAACGGGGCCTGGTGCGCGTCAGCACCGTCACCCGGTTGGAGATCGGGTACAGCGCCCGTACCGGAGATGAGCTGCGGTCAGGTCTGCGGCGGCCACCACTGGCCTCCATGCCTGTGGAGTACCTCACGCCAACCATCGAGGACCGCGCCGTTGAGGTCCAGCAGTTGCTCGCCGACCGTGGACACCACCGAGCTCCGGCGGTGCCCGACCTGCTGATCGCGGCGACGGCCGAACTTGCGGGGCTCGCCGTCCTCCACCACGACAAGGACTTCGATCTCATCGCGGACGTGACCGGCCAGCAGCTCGAGCGGCTCCTTCTCGACGAGTAGCTCGCAACGGGCGTTCACTACCGGTTGCAACCGCACGTGCTGAGGTGGGCGTTGGCTACCGGTTGCAACCGCACGTGCGGCTACGAGCGTGGCGGCCGGGTCGCGGTCGCGGGCGCTGACGAGCTCAGCGGGTGACGAAGCGCACCTCGATGTGCTCGTGGTCTCCCACTGGAGCGATGCCGCGGCATCGCTCCGGAACCAGGGGCAACCGACCGGTGCAGAACCGCCGTATCTGCACGATGCCCCGTCGTGGCTGAGGTGGGCACGGACCGCCGGCCTGTTGGGCCTATCCGGCAACACCCGCTGCCGAGGTCAGGGGTGGGTGATACCGGTGAGCGGGTCGGCCTCGGCGGCGCGTCGCTTGTCGGCGCGCAGCCACGCCCACAGGCCGAAGTGGGCCGCGATGCCGACGCCGAGGACGGCGGCGGGCACCCACTGGCCGCTGAAGGCCAGCATCAGCGCGGCGATGAACGCGACACCGACGAGGATGGCGCGGAGGGTGTTGAGGGCGTCCACGGCGGGGCCTTCCGGGGGAGCCGACGGAGAAGGCGAGGGTACCCAGCTCACCCGCCGGGCCCCCGGCCCACAGGGTGACCTCGACTAGGGTCCAACTCTCCGCTCCCGCACGCCGTGAAGGCCCGTCCCGTGACCGAGCGCACCTTCCCCTCCGACGAGACGCTGACCCCCGAGCGGGCCCGCGAGCTCGGCCACGAGCTCGGCCTCCGTGGCGAGGAGTACGACGACGTCGTCGCGACCCTCGGGCGTGTCCCGACCGTCGCCGAGCTCGGCATGTACTCGGTCATGTGGTCCGAGCACTGCTCGTACAAGTCCTCCAAGATCCACCTGCGCGGGCTGGCCACCGAGGCACCGTGGGTGCTGGCCGGGCCGGGCGAGAACGCCGGCGTCATCGACGTGGGCGACGGCCTGGCCGTGGCGTTCAAGATCGAGTCCCACAACCACCCGAGCTACGTCGAGCCCTACCAGGGTGCGGCCACCGGGGTCGGCGGCATCCTGCGTGACATCTTCACCATGGGCGCCCGGCCCATCGCTGTCATGGACCCGCTGCGCTTCGGAGACCCGGGCGGCTGGACCGACGGTGCCGGCCGTGAGCGCCCCGTGGACGCCTTCCAGCGTCACCTCGTCGACGGGGTCGTGCGCGGCGTCGGTGGGTACGGCAACTGCGTCGGGGTGCCCAACATCGGCGGCGAGCTCGAGTTCGACGACACCTACGCCGGCAACCCGCTGGTCAACGTGCTGGCCATCGGCGTGCTGCCCAAGGAGCGGCTGCAGCTCGCCAAGGCCGAGCGGGTCGGCGACAAGGCCGTCCTCCTCGGATCGGCCACCGGTCGTGACGGCATCGGCGGCGCGTCGGTCCTCGCCAGCCAGGAGTTCGACGACCTGCTCGAGGACAAGCGCCCCAACGTCCAGGTCGGCGACCCGTTCGCCGAGAAGCAGCTCATCGAGTGCTGCCTCGAGCTGTACGAACGCGACCTCGTCGCCGGCATCCAGGACATGGGCGCGGCCGGCATCGCGTGTTCCACCTCCGAGCTGGCCTCGAAGGCGTCGATGGGGATGGACGTCGACCTCGACCTGGTCCACCTGCGCGACCCCACGCTCGAGAGCTGGGAGATCCTCTGCTCGGAGTCCCAGG
Protein-coding regions in this window:
- a CDS encoding antitoxin — translated: MTDVLIRDVPDEVISAIEAKAKRLGLSRTEYLRRQMLRVASTSDEPVSVESFRQFARTFADLADPEVMRGAWE
- a CDS encoding PIN domain-containing protein, which produces MGVTDWLIDKSALVRLGNATDGPTWAERIERGLVRVSTVTRLEIGYSARTGDELRSGLRRPPLASMPVEYLTPTIEDRAVEVQQLLADRGHHRAPAVPDLLIAATAELAGLAVLHHDKDFDLIADVTGQQLERLLLDE